A region from the Salvia splendens isolate huo1 chromosome 15, SspV2, whole genome shotgun sequence genome encodes:
- the LOC121766546 gene encoding ribosomal RNA small subunit methyltransferase NEP1-like — protein sequence MGRAYKLKGQKRKNKDEKYDREEMAEPSKRVKTDVSGSDSEKEEKLAGDMPGIPIAPLDTGSNKQRVIFVLEKASLEIAKVGKAYQLLSSDEHATFLAKNKRNPADYRPDIAFQAIQTILDSRVNKSGRLKALYVRTQQGLLLEIKPHARLPRTYKRFSGLMVQLLQKLHITATGNGEKLLRLVKNPVTQYLPTNSRKIGFSHSSEKLIDMHNYVGKFNEELDLVFVLGAMSHGKIDEDYVEDYISISEYPLSAAYAISIITNAVERKLKIL from the exons ATGGGACGGGCATACAAATTGAAAGGGCAGAAAAGGAAGAACAAAGATGAGAAATACGATAGAGAGGAAATGGCGGAGCCGTCGAAGAGAGTGAAGACGGACGTCTCCGGCTCGGACTCTGAAAAGGAGGAAAAATTGGCTGGTGATATGCCCGGGATTCCGATTGCTCCGCTGGATACGGGAAGTAACAAGCAGCGAGTCATCTTTGTTCTCGAGAAGGCCTCTTTGGAGATTGCCAAAGTTGGAAAG GCTTATCAGCTCTTGAGTTCCGACGAGCATGCCACCTTTTTGGCGAAGAATAAGCGGAACCCCGCTGATTATCGCCCCGATATTGCTTTTCAG GCAATCCAAACAATTTTAGATAGTCGGGTGAACAAAAGTGGGAGACTGAAAGCTCTATATGTAAGGACACAACAAGGTCTTCTATTGGAGATCAAGCCCCACGCTCGTCTGCCAAGAACATATAAGAGGTTCTCCGGTCTCATGG TACAATTGTTGCAAAAGCTGCACATTACTGCAACTGGCAATGGTGAAAAACTTTTGCGCCTTGTGAAGAACCCTGTGACCCAGTATTTGCCCACCAACAGTCGTAAAATAG GATTCTCTCATAGTTCGGAGAAGTTGATTGACATGCACAACTATGTTGGTAAATTCAACGAAGAATTGGATTTAGTATTTGTG TTAGGAGCAATGTCCCATGGAAaaattgatgaagattatgtTGAAGATTATATTTCAA TCTCCGAATATCCATTGAGTGCTGCATATGCCATTTCGATTATTACAAATGCTGTAGAGCGAAAACTCAAGATCTTGTAA
- the LOC121768068 gene encoding phosphoglycerate mutase-like protein 4, whose amino-acid sequence MASSGSSASILGTFDCTENGGTIECVSPKYAEIIVIRHGETEWNTDRRIQGHLDVDLNDVGRQQAFAICCVADRISKEPKISAVYSSDLKRAFCTAEIIAEGCGVTEV is encoded by the exons ATGGCCAGCTCAGGATCAAG TGCCTCTATTTTAGGTACTTTTGATTGTACTGAGAATGGTGGAACGATCGAGTGTGTTAGCCCTAAATATGCAGAAATAATTGTAATTCGTCACGGCGAAACGGAGTGGAATACTGATCGCAGAATCCAG GGGCACCTGGATGTGGACTTAAATGATGTTGGGCGACAGCAAGCCTTTGCAATATGTTGT GTGGCTGACCGGATTTCAAAAGAGCCCAAAATCTCTGCAGTATATTCTTCAGACTTAAAACGAGCATTTTGCACTGCCGAGATAATAGCAGAAGGCTGTGGGGTAACTGAGGTATGA
- the LOC121766814 gene encoding zinc finger BED domain-containing protein RICESLEEPER 2-like: MSSSLGESPTSASENIGDLAIEVAESPNPKYERIVAYFEYLKSDIKLVTRNTVKADILKIANDLSVELLLTQMNMNNSLLSNGEFFHIRCCAHIVNLVVQDGLRNTEQSVVKIRDSVKYVRGSQTRKQNFLECVSKVGLDRKRGLRQDVTTRWNSTFFMLDNALYYKKAFMHFQLCDSNYKSCPSLEEWVKIEKICGFLSLFYDVSNLFSGSSYPTYNLYFRPVVMCYSSLRQHQNSSDPYLKKMAELMLPKFEKYWSDFSMVLTIAVVFDPRYKLQFVDFFYKKLYGPNSRQFSSVKEKLFSLFEDYCKFYNDKFDIDKNENSTASGQNCDFTNADLMAVVEEFNSLDVKFGLSQQKSQLELYMEEKRLNVKSNLDILNYWKGSQFKYPHVACMARDILSIPITIVASKSVFSVGGRVLDQYRSSLKPSNAEAIICTRDWLFGKKGIKGEIPTNDLAEDCLNVDDEAHCGSSTT; encoded by the exons ATGTCAAGCAGCCTCGGTGAGTCTCCAACATCAGCAAGTGAAAACATAGGAGATCTAGCCATTGAGGTTGCAGAGAGTCCTAATCCAA AATATGAACGCATTGTAGCTTATTTTGAGTACCTCAAGTCTGATATTAAATTGGTTACTAGAAACACAGTGAAGGCTGATATCTTGAAAAT TGCAAATGATTTGTCAGTGGAGTTGTTGCTCACACAAATGAATATGAATAATTCACTTCTTTCTAATGGTGAATTCTTTCATATCCGTTGTTGTGCACATATAGTCAATTTGGTTGTTCAAGATGGTTTGAGGAATACTGAGCAATCTGTTGTGAAGATTCGTGATAGTGTCAAATATGTGCGAGGTTCACAAACAAGGAAGCAAAATTTTCTGGAATGTGTCAGCAAAGTTGGTTTGGATCGTAAGAGAGGTTTGAGGCAAGATGTGACTACTAGGTGGAATTCAACCTTTTTTATGCTTGATAATGCATTATATTACAAGAAAGCTTTCATGCATTTTCAACTATGTGATTCCAACTATAAGTCTTGTCCTTCATTAGAAGAATGGGTCAAAATTGAGAAGATTTGTGGTTTCTTGAGCTTGTTTTATGACGTCTCTAATTTGTTTTCTGGAAGCAGCTACCCTACATATAATCTGTATTTCCGTCCAGTTGTTATGTGCTATAGTTCATTGAGACAACATCAAAACAGTTCAGATCCGTACCTCAAAAAAATGGCTGAATTGATGCTACCAAAGTTTGAGAAGTATTGGTCAGATTTCAGTATGGTCTTGACTATAGCTGTAGTCTTTGATCCACGCTATAAGCTTCAATTTGTGGACTTCTTTTATAAGAAGCTATATGGCCCCAACTCTCGTCAGTTTTCTTCGGTGAAAGAGAAATTGTTTTCATTGTTTGAAGATTATTGCAAGTTCTACAATGACAAATTTGATATTGATAAAAATGAGAATTCTACTGCTAGTGGACAGAATTGTGACTTCACAAATGCTGATTTAATGGCAGTGGTGGAG GAGTTCAATTCATTGGATGTTAAGTTTGGATTGAGCCAACAAAAATCCCAATTAGAGTTGTACATGGAAGAGAAAAGATTGAATGTCAAATCCAATCTTGATATACTTAACTATTGGAAAGGATCACAATTCAAGTATCCACATGTTGCTTGCATGGCTCGTGACATTTTGAGCATTCCCATAACTATTGTTGCTTCTAAATCTGTGTTTAGTGTTGGTGGAAGAGTTCTTGACCAATATCGTAGTTCACTCAAGCCAAGCAATGCGGAGGCAATAATTTGCACTAGAGATTGGTTGTTTGGAAAAAAAG GTATTAAAGGAGAAATACCAACAAATGACTTAGCCGAGGACTGTTTAAATGTTGATGATGAAGCTCATTGTGGAAGCTCCACAACCTAA